In the genome of Siniperca chuatsi isolate FFG_IHB_CAS linkage group LG14, ASM2008510v1, whole genome shotgun sequence, the window GGTTGTTAAAATCATCTCAATCTACATTGTTTGACagtatcttatttttttctgtctcaacTTATTCCAGCACTCTGTTGAACCAGTATgcattttactgaaatattcAATCCCATGACACCATGTTTTTTTAAGGCTGCACCACTCAGTCAAATAGAAATATTGCTGATATCCTGTGCaccattttatacacatttcccccaaattcagcctgacatatttggtatttttgaaaACTTTGAGACCTCAACTACTTAAACTTAACTTCTGTGGATTTGGAGGTGTTAATTCTAGTCCATACATTGACTTTTTGCCCATGGGACTCACCTAATAAGTTTATGTTTCGCAGGTTGATTATTATATTTTGAGCTGTTTGCTGAGTGGTGTGTCAGTAGAGAAAGACAAGACACAGATGTGATTGAGGTACATGTCACTCGTATTGTGAATCTCTCTGTTTCGTTGCTCATTCTCTTTATTCATCGTCTTGAACATAAGCAGTCATGGATAACACAGTAACAGCAAGACTGGTGATCGTGTTGATGTAGAAGAcaatgacgatgatgatgatgatgccatCAATGGTGGAGatgaaaaagagcaaaaactTTGAGGTGTTTTCACCGTTCTGCAGCCAACCTCAGATGAGGCCTCTCTTTCACACTGATTCAACTTTTTCTCTCAATTCTGTCAttcctgtttttctgtctttcttacatctttcctttcttttgtgatgtttctttttaaaaaaaagtgctaTAAACAACTGACACCAGTAAGCACCTGAACTCCAGCCCAGGATCCTGCTTAGACTAGCCGGACCAATGGAGCCGGGGAGATGGATGttgggggagaggaggaagagaaggagggatggaagtgcaggaggagggagaggatgaggaggaggaggggaggaggaggaggaggaggagataagGAAGTTTGAAGGAATCTCTCCCCTCTTAGTGCTGGATCCTCCTGATTGACTGAATCTGGGGAGTCTGGGCGTGGGAGCCAAACTCACGATAACACTTGTACTCTCCTCCGCGACAGTCACACTCCATGATGTACTGGTAGCCACGGTAGCCAGGGTACTGGTAGCACACAAAGCTGCAGGAATAGACAAGAACATGCTAATTAATTAAATGCACAGACTTAAATAATCAAGTTTACATAGTTTAAAATAGTGATGTATGTAGCTGAAGGTGCACAAAGCAGATTCTTGTACAATATTTCCAGCCAGTGTATGTTTGTAGCTGTTGCTCAGGACTAGCTGAAGGTGTGTAAAGCTTCGGTGTACATCAAACATCATGACGATGGACTTACGCTCCACTCTGAATGTGCATGGATCCAACCTCGTTGTTCATCCAGCCCATGGCCTGCAGAGAGGGGTAGTCATCACACAGCTCGAACTGACGACCCGTCATGTTCTCCATCTCGAAGATGGTCATGCGGGACTCCTTGTGGTTCTGTACAAAGGAGGACAAAGGAGGTTTAGCACAACTTGAGATGAAGCTCAGCCTAAAGTGAACTAAGGGCTGTTACTGTGTTGTATATTAAACCTACAGCACAGCAGATGGGCCTGAAGGAGATCATCCTCTCGATGCGGTAGGAGTTGCTGCCACTGTAGGCCTCAAAGCGAGGGTAGTCTCCCTTCTCCAGAACAAACTGCTGGCCGCAGAAGCTGGAGTGCTCATAGCCCACCCAGCTGCAAGCAGAAAGTGAAAATATTAAAGTCAGAAACCAAGGACATAGAAAATCAACACACTCTTTAAGCCTCTCAGAATCTAAAGAAGAAGTTGCTCCATTTTAGTTGCTCTAGCGTTTCCAAAAGTGAGGAAAAGCTCTGCGGATACATACGCGCCACACTCGACCTTCAGGGAGCGGATGTTCTCCATCCCACACTCCATGATGTTCTGGCAGCTGGCGGTGAACTCCATACGCCTGCCCTGGAAGTACTCCTGATCGTACACAGTGatctgtaaaacacaaaataaatcatgaatGAAGGTGAGTCTAATACAGCTTTCAGAGTTTTTAAGTTGGACCAAAAAGATAACAATTGAAACACTACTGGTAATATGGTCTTAAGCATGTCCGCCATATGCTTACCTTCCATGGTCCCATGGGCATAGGGTTTGTCTGAgccattttgtccttttttcagTAGTACCTGAGGGGAAATACACAGACAGTCAGGGTGCGGAGGAGAGTACAAGATGGACGaaaacactaaaaaacaaacctataaaagaataaaacactGTCTTACTCTCATAAATCTAAATAACCACCTATTCTTCATTCTGTCTAAGGCTTGTACCTCACTGTTAACTGTGTTGCACACTTAACTCCCAGGTTTCTCACAGGAGACTAAACATAAGCATATAACCTCAAGCCTACTGTTTCCTtttcttgatttgttttaacctcttgttttaaaatgactcCCTTATTTGCAGTAAAGGTGATAAACAAGTTTCACTCCGACCAAGTAAGACTCCCTGTTGTTATTTGATATATTACGTTAGAGACCCTCACTACATCATGTCCATAGATTGGGAaactatactgtatttgtaactATAGTTTGACCTACCCAAACTGGTGAGCTGTGTGTCGCAGTGTTCCACTGAATGGTCTGCAGAGACGGTGTGTATGGGGGTATATATACACCCACGGGTGCCAGGGGCCGGGGGGCAGGCAGGCCTGGACTCATGTCAGCACTTTGCTTTGGACtccattgttttgttgtgtgagCCACAGAGGGGTTAACACACAGTGAttcatgcaaacacaaagagggCACATGGCTAAACTACATTACCTATGCCTCTGTGGTGAATCTATatgttggggaaaaaacaaggtAGCTTTCTCCACCAGTATGTAGATCTATTATCAAATAGGCCTATGTGAAACTGCAGTTCAGTGGTAAAACACTTTATGTtgctgttttgatttattttgaaagtaaagCAGCAAGAACTGATTCCAGGATTCAATCTCATGTAGGATTGTCGAAAAACTCTTTTTTTAGTGATAACTTACACTCACAGCATGTTTTAAAGCAATAATGTGATtctcaaattaaaaaattaaacttgtAAACTATTTATGGTCATCATATTAATGTTGGTATAAAGAGGTAAATTTTCCAAAAGCCACTTTTCGGATATGCATGACAATTGCTGCAAACATTCCTAATAAAGGCATGTACACTATACTAATCAATCAGTCATTTAGTCAGAGTAATTTCTTCTTTGAATTATTAGTTAATAACATATATTCAACCAATCACATGCCTGACACTCATTTAACATAGATGAGGATATAGGGGTGCTGAAGGGGCTGCTATCAGGAAAAAATTATCAGTCTGTAAtaagaaatatttgttttactactgtttttattgtttcatgtttGTGGCAGAATAGGATGTttgtattgtgtattgtgtgaGTTTGTCTCAGCACCGCCAACTCTTATTGACTCCCAGCGTCCCAGCTCATTAATACATGTGCAGCACATGTATCAGACATCATCACTTTGTTTGTCAAGACTCAGATCAATTGTTTGTCTCCACCCTGTGTTGactcattttgaaaatgcatcTCAACAGAAATCTAATTTCCTGAAACTTGAATACCAGGTTATATGATGGCTGAACAAACTGGATCAATGACATTAACGgcggaaaaaagaaaaaagaagatggTGGCTGTGTTGGGAATCTAATCAGGCTGTTTTATTGATcataaaaaaatgcagcaatCCATGGAGGGTGTAGAAGAAGTCTGTTGGCGATTGTGTCAAAGCTGAGTGGAGTttatacaaaattaaaatggcaGCAGTTTGTCATGAGAGTCTGGTGGGTGTACAGAGATTTTCTCTGTGAACACCAGCAGAGTTAAAACATGGCACTGCGTTTGtcctgttttctctttgttgttaaaatgtgaGTTGTGAATGAAAGTACCTGTTGCTATTTTTGGAAAAGATGTACAAGTGAATAAATCAACAATGAAG includes:
- the cryba1b gene encoding crystallin, beta A1b — translated: MAQTNPMPMGPWKITVYDQEYFQGRRMEFTASCQNIMECGMENIRSLKVECGAWVGYEHSSFCGQQFVLEKGDYPRFEAYSGSNSYRIERMISFRPICCANHKESRMTIFEMENMTGRQFELCDDYPSLQAMGWMNNEVGSMHIQSGAFVCYQYPGYRGYQYIMECDCRGGEYKCYREFGSHAQTPQIQSIRRIQH